In one Aerosakkonema funiforme FACHB-1375 genomic region, the following are encoded:
- a CDS encoding GTP-binding protein: MSNPQSSQTKSEAARRSSRQESHFNQARSSIRRAVSGYSPKIRAALRSEMETLTNSLQKLDQGVIRIAAFGLVSRGKSAVLNALLGQKILQTGPLHGVTQWPRSVRWTPDSGGKVQVELIDTPGLDEIEGQARAKMAQEVARQADLILFVVAGDITRTEYQALCELRQAQKPIILVFNKIDLYPDQDRQAIYQNLQQLGAGSSGGRRLQQLLSPDEIVMVAAEPAAVQVRVEWPDGKVSYEWESPSAQIDELKEKILAILNREGRSLLALNALVQAREAETAMASKILTLRNTDAEKLIWQFTKYKALAVALNPIAVLDILGGTIADLALIRELARLYNLPMTSYEAGKLLKTILLSAGGLLLGELGSSLLLGFGKSAAAVAGGENPTNFTAYGGAAIAQAGVAGYGAYAVGRAAQIYLEQGCTWGQLGPNTVIQEILTQVEPSTILYRLRQELQQ, encoded by the coding sequence TTGAGCAATCCGCAATCCTCCCAAACTAAATCAGAAGCTGCACGTCGCAGCAGCCGACAAGAATCCCACTTCAACCAGGCCCGTTCCAGTATCCGACGCGCCGTATCTGGATATTCCCCCAAAATCCGGGCGGCGTTGCGATCGGAAATGGAGACTTTGACGAATAGCCTGCAAAAATTAGACCAAGGCGTGATTCGCATTGCCGCTTTCGGTTTGGTCAGTCGCGGCAAATCAGCAGTTTTGAACGCCTTGCTGGGCCAAAAAATCCTGCAAACCGGGCCACTCCACGGCGTTACCCAGTGGCCCCGTTCTGTGCGGTGGACACCCGACAGCGGTGGCAAGGTACAGGTGGAATTAATCGATACACCGGGATTGGATGAAATTGAGGGACAAGCGCGGGCGAAAATGGCGCAGGAAGTGGCGCGGCAAGCAGATTTGATTTTGTTTGTCGTCGCTGGCGATATCACGCGCACGGAGTATCAAGCGTTATGCGAACTGCGACAAGCGCAAAAGCCGATAATTTTGGTATTTAACAAAATTGACCTTTATCCAGACCAAGATAGGCAAGCAATTTATCAGAATTTGCAACAACTGGGTGCCGGTAGCAGCGGTGGTAGGCGTCTGCAACAGTTACTATCTCCAGATGAAATCGTGATGGTGGCGGCGGAACCGGCAGCAGTGCAGGTGCGGGTGGAGTGGCCGGATGGTAAAGTTAGTTATGAGTGGGAATCGCCGTCAGCGCAGATAGATGAGTTAAAGGAAAAAATTCTCGCTATTCTAAATAGAGAAGGCCGATCGCTCCTAGCCCTCAACGCTTTAGTTCAGGCTAGAGAAGCGGAGACTGCTATGGCCAGTAAAATCTTGACATTACGCAACACAGACGCCGAAAAGTTGATTTGGCAGTTTACCAAGTATAAAGCTCTCGCTGTCGCTCTCAATCCGATCGCTGTTTTAGATATCCTGGGCGGAACAATCGCCGATTTAGCGCTCATCCGCGAGTTGGCGCGACTGTATAATTTGCCCATGACCAGTTACGAGGCTGGCAAATTATTAAAAACAATACTTTTGAGTGCTGGTGGTTTGCTGTTGGGTGAATTGGGTAGCAGTTTGCTGTTGGGATTTGGCAAGAGTGCGGCTGCTGTTGCTGGCGGTGAAAACCCAACTAATTTTACAGCATATGGAGGAGCTGCGATCGCCCAAGCAGGTGTCGCCGGTTATGGTGCTTACGCAGTCGGACGCGCCGCCCAGATATATTTAGAGCAAGGTTGCACCTGGGGACAATTAGGGCCAAACACAGTTATACAAGAAATTCTCACGCAAGTGGAACCCAGTACGATTCTGTATCGCCTGCGCCAGGAATTGCAGCAATAA